A genomic region of Cyanobacteria bacterium FACHB-DQ100 contains the following coding sequences:
- a CDS encoding CPBP family intramembrane metalloprotease, which translates to MAEQIPDTPEMQPLTRIQVLIAMGVTAVVLLVVSKVWLHFSAVPLLAVRFSVQSLLQGIGLGIGISVASAIVYRIWAEYRRSANEYLTLVIKPLLLPDILWLGLLPGLSEELLFRGVMLPEIGLDFVGVLLSSLCFGVLHMSNLKQWSYVVWASIVGIALGMSAVWTGNLLVPIVAHILTNLISGAFWKLSDRASKI; encoded by the coding sequence GTGGCAGAACAAATCCCTGATACACCCGAAATGCAGCCGCTCACCCGCATCCAAGTTCTGATTGCGATGGGTGTGACTGCTGTTGTTTTATTAGTTGTCTCTAAAGTTTGGTTGCACTTCAGCGCAGTGCCGCTGCTTGCGGTGCGATTTTCGGTGCAATCGCTACTACAAGGGATTGGATTGGGAATTGGGATTTCGGTTGCGAGTGCGATCGTCTACCGCATCTGGGCGGAATACCGTAGAAGTGCAAATGAATATCTGACGCTGGTGATAAAGCCGCTGCTACTTCCGGACATCCTCTGGCTGGGACTGCTCCCTGGATTAAGCGAAGAATTATTATTTCGGGGTGTGATGCTGCCGGAGATTGGGCTGGATTTTGTAGGCGTTCTGCTCTCTAGTCTTTGCTTTGGAGTGCTGCACATGAGCAATTTGAAGCAATGGTCGTATGTGGTCTGGGCATCGATCGTCGGGATTGCGCTGGGAATGAGTGCGGTTTGGACAGGGAATTTATTGGTGCCGATCGTGGCGCACATTCTAACGAATCTGATTTCTGGAGCGTTTTGGAAGTTGAGCGATCGGGCTTCAAAAATATGA
- a CDS encoding YkgJ family cysteine cluster protein, with amino-acid sequence MATWRCVKYCGACCNLDPSDRPDLEDYLNPEELYLYLSMVGEDGWCVNFDKITRECSIYEDRPRFCRVTPETFEEMFGVEPEEVNDFAIDCCREQIEGVYGDRSLELLKFEREIGL; translated from the coding sequence ATGGCAACTTGGCGCTGCGTCAAATATTGTGGAGCTTGCTGCAATCTCGATCCGAGCGATCGACCCGATTTAGAAGACTACCTCAACCCCGAAGAACTCTACCTTTATCTCAGCATGGTCGGCGAAGATGGCTGGTGCGTCAATTTCGACAAGATTACCCGCGAATGCAGCATTTATGAAGATCGCCCCCGCTTCTGTCGCGTTACGCCGGAGACGTTCGAGGAAATGTTTGGGGTTGAGCCAGAAGAAGTGAACGATTTCGCGATCGACTGCTGCCGTGAACAAATTGAAGGCGTTTATGGCGATCGCAGTCTAGAGCTGCTGAAATTCGAGCGAGAGATCGGTCTCTAG
- a CDS encoding TMEM165/GDT1 family protein, which translates to MSSNLPVTETRELLILEQTQPAKAKSSFLSVFGSTFITIFLAELGDKTQLATLLMSAQSHAPWVVFAGAASALVATSLVGVLVGRWLCQNISPKTLEKATGGILLLVAALLVLDVVRM; encoded by the coding sequence ATGTCTTCCAACCTACCCGTTACAGAAACCAGAGAACTGCTGATTCTCGAACAGACTCAACCCGCGAAAGCAAAGTCTTCCTTTCTTAGCGTGTTTGGCTCGACGTTTATCACCATTTTTCTTGCAGAACTCGGAGACAAAACACAGCTTGCAACGCTACTGATGAGCGCCCAATCTCACGCTCCCTGGGTCGTGTTTGCGGGAGCGGCTTCTGCGCTGGTTGCAACCAGCTTGGTCGGGGTTCTTGTCGGGCGCTGGCTGTGTCAGAATATCTCTCCGAAAACCTTAGAGAAGGCAACAGGCGGAATTCTGCTTTTGGTCGCGGCGCTGTTGGTTCTAGATGTAGTGAGGATGTAG
- a CDS encoding TMEM165/GDT1 family protein, whose protein sequence is MDWQLIGISFVTVFLAELGDKSQLAAIALSSNCNNSAKAIFFGTVTALILASLIGVVLGEGTAHLLPTKWTKIIAAIGFVILAVRLLWFSGTEEEAAK, encoded by the coding sequence ATGGACTGGCAACTGATTGGAATTAGTTTTGTCACTGTGTTTCTCGCGGAGCTAGGCGATAAGAGTCAACTTGCAGCGATCGCGCTCAGCAGTAATTGTAATAATTCCGCAAAAGCAATCTTCTTTGGAACTGTGACAGCGCTGATTCTTGCGAGTTTGATTGGGGTCGTGCTGGGTGAAGGCACAGCACACTTATTACCCACGAAGTGGACAAAGATTATTGCTGCGATCGGCTTTGTGATTCTAGCGGTTCGATTGTTATGGTTTAGCGGCACCGAAGAAGAAGCCGCAAAATAA
- a CDS encoding DUF4149 domain-containing protein — protein MAIVSRADFKSISWHKSLVLALSFWISSSILLDFVIMPSLFAAGMMSQADFATAGYGIFWIFNRLELLCAAFVLTAVLVRQQSENAPISTVLAGALFAITIACTYFLSPQMSSLGLNLNWFEPTHIPAGMNQLHVAYWVLEASKLLAGSWLLKREF, from the coding sequence ATGGCGATCGTTTCAAGGGCCGATTTCAAGTCTATTAGTTGGCACAAAAGTTTAGTGCTCGCTTTATCATTCTGGATCAGCAGTAGCATATTGCTTGATTTTGTGATCATGCCAAGCCTTTTTGCGGCTGGAATGATGTCGCAAGCTGACTTTGCAACGGCTGGGTATGGAATTTTTTGGATATTTAATCGTTTAGAGTTGCTGTGTGCTGCCTTTGTTTTGACGGCGGTATTAGTCCGGCAACAATCCGAGAATGCACCCATTTCAACGGTGCTGGCAGGTGCTTTATTTGCAATTACGATCGCTTGCACTTATTTTCTATCCCCGCAAATGAGTTCGCTCGGATTAAACCTGAACTGGTTTGAACCCACTCACATTCCAGCAGGAATGAATCAGCTTCATGTCGCCTATTGGGTGCTGGAAGCGTCTAAGTTGCTTGCAGGCAGCTGGCTGCTGAAGCGCGAATTTTAA
- a CDS encoding DUF2808 domain-containing protein — MVSSVALPTQAVQVRGTSYFTSPPRLVGASTTQNYVYAWSVTYYFTLDVPENAGEPLQRVTIAQNEGVDRVRFNLKDTEAFEGDRNSNRKIGLGEVTQDDKTRAITVNFNPPVAPGKRVTIALEPYQNPAYGGVYLFGVTAFPQGEPAYGQFLGFGRISIYESHHSLFRFSPFFRH, encoded by the coding sequence ATGGTCTCCAGCGTGGCGCTTCCGACCCAAGCTGTTCAAGTTCGCGGCACCAGCTATTTCACGTCTCCGCCTCGATTGGTTGGCGCTTCCACCACTCAGAATTATGTTTATGCGTGGAGCGTGACGTATTATTTTACGCTGGATGTCCCAGAGAATGCGGGAGAACCTTTGCAAAGAGTGACGATCGCCCAAAATGAGGGTGTGGATCGGGTTCGTTTTAATCTCAAAGACACCGAAGCCTTCGAGGGCGATCGCAACTCAAACCGCAAAATCGGCTTAGGAGAAGTCACTCAGGATGACAAAACCAGAGCGATCACGGTGAATTTCAATCCGCCTGTTGCACCCGGAAAACGAGTGACGATCGCGCTTGAGCCGTACCAAAATCCAGCTTATGGGGGCGTTTACCTGTTTGGAGTGACTGCCTTTCCGCAAGGGGAACCTGCTTACGGTCAGTTTCTTGGCTTTGGGCGGATTTCGATCTACGAGAGCCATCATTCGCTATTCCGCTTTAGCCCCTTCTTCCGGCACTAG
- the gltD gene encoding glutamate synthase small subunit — MGKPTGFIEFLRELPSELSPIDRTRNWDEFHLPMPEENLRTQGARCMDCGIPFCHTGTVISGMASGCPINNLIPEWNDLIYRGLWKEALDRLHKTNNFPEFTGRVCPAPCEGACVLGIHNPPVTIKNIEYSIAEKGWNEGWITPEPPQKRTGKKIAIVGSGPAGLSAAAQLNKAGHWVTVFERADRPGGLLMYGIPNMKLDKENVVMRRLNVLEAEGVKFVCNTEIGKDVTTEDLLKNFDAVVLCTGATKPRDLSIEGRQLGGVHFAMDFLTANTQAVLDQADPALSAQGKDVVIIGGGDTGTDCVGTSIRHGCNSVVQLEILPKPPEERAANNPWPEYPKVYKMDYGQEEAAAKFGSDPRAYLRTATRFEGDESGNVKAIHTVEVEWERNEQGQFIPKHIPGTEKIIPAQLVLLAMGFLGPEQPLLDAMGLDRDSRSNIKSEYGKYTTTIPGVFAAGDCRRGQSLVVWAFNEGRGAARECDRYLMGETDLP, encoded by the coding sequence ATGGGAAAACCAACTGGATTTATCGAATTTCTGCGTGAACTGCCCTCGGAACTTTCCCCGATCGATCGCACCCGCAACTGGGATGAGTTTCATTTGCCGATGCCCGAAGAGAATCTTCGCACTCAGGGCGCACGCTGTATGGATTGCGGCATTCCGTTCTGTCATACCGGAACCGTAATCAGCGGCATGGCAAGCGGTTGCCCGATCAACAATCTGATTCCTGAATGGAATGATCTGATCTATCGCGGACTGTGGAAAGAAGCGCTCGATCGCTTACACAAAACCAACAATTTCCCTGAATTCACGGGGCGAGTGTGTCCTGCTCCTTGTGAGGGTGCTTGTGTGTTAGGCATTCACAATCCGCCTGTGACGATTAAGAACATTGAATACTCGATCGCTGAAAAAGGCTGGAATGAAGGCTGGATCACTCCTGAGCCGCCACAAAAGCGCACCGGGAAAAAGATCGCGATCGTCGGTTCCGGCCCTGCCGGATTGTCTGCTGCGGCTCAATTGAACAAAGCAGGGCACTGGGTCACCGTGTTTGAACGGGCCGATCGTCCGGGTGGATTGCTGATGTACGGCATTCCTAACATGAAGCTCGACAAAGAAAACGTCGTGATGCGGCGATTGAACGTGCTCGAAGCCGAGGGCGTGAAATTTGTCTGCAATACAGAAATCGGTAAGGATGTAACGACTGAGGATCTGTTGAAAAACTTTGATGCGGTCGTATTGTGTACCGGAGCGACTAAGCCGCGTGACTTGTCGATCGAAGGTCGTCAACTGGGAGGTGTTCACTTTGCAATGGACTTTCTCACCGCAAACACTCAAGCGGTCTTAGACCAAGCTGATCCAGCACTTTCCGCCCAAGGAAAAGACGTGGTGATCATTGGCGGCGGTGATACCGGAACCGATTGTGTCGGGACTTCAATTCGGCATGGTTGTAATAGCGTGGTACAGCTAGAAATTCTGCCAAAGCCACCCGAAGAACGCGCTGCCAACAATCCTTGGCCCGAATATCCCAAAGTCTACAAAATGGACTACGGACAAGAAGAAGCTGCTGCAAAATTCGGCTCTGATCCGCGTGCTTATCTAAGAACCGCAACCCGATTTGAAGGCGATGAAAGCGGCAACGTCAAAGCCATTCATACCGTTGAGGTAGAGTGGGAGCGCAACGAGCAAGGACAATTCATTCCGAAGCACATTCCAGGAACTGAAAAGATCATTCCCGCGCAACTCGTTCTACTCGCAATGGGATTCTTAGGCCCTGAGCAACCGTTACTCGATGCAATGGGACTCGATCGCGATAGTCGCAGCAACATCAAATCCGAATACGGCAAATACACAACTACCATTCCGGGTGTGTTTGCTGCGGGAGATTGCCGACGCGGACAAAGCCTAGTCGTCTGGGCATTTAACGAAGGTCGAGGAGCCGCACGAGAATGCGATCGCTATCTCATGGGCGAAACTGATTTGCCTTAA